Genomic segment of Malus domestica chromosome 15, GDT2T_hap1:
TGACTGTCCACAGACAGAGGTTAAAAGATCTGACACTTTGTGAGGTCTTCCCATCATTGTTAGACTGTTTATCTGATTTTGGCTTCTACTTTGTGCAGGAAGCAGTAACTGTCAATGTTGATGGTTCTGTACTTGACCGAATTGCTAAAATTATGTCATATCTTCGTCTTGGATCTTCTGGGAAGGTtctcaagaagaaaaagaaggaaaaagatgCAAGAGGTATGCTGCTTTTCGTCAAAAGTAACTGAATAATCAGTTTTACGCAACATAAGGCCTTGATACAATTGTCTATAATAAACTGCTATAAATATCTTTATAAGTCAAAGCAATCAGATACgtaaaaatgtatttgaaaTCATTTTTCATGATAAAAATTGTATGGCCATTATGCCCAAATGGCTATATGGCTCTGTGCTTGGAGCTAAGCATCCCAAACTCACGGTGAAACAGGGCAGCTAACAACCAGTTCAGATAGTCGTTTCTTATTCAACTCAGAGTTTTCTGAGAGAAACTAAACCAAACTAAACTAGCGTATATCTGTGTACTTTTGTATACTTGGTTGCCTGACATCATAGTGGACATTGGCATTTTGAAGTATTTCGTGATGAGTGAAGTGATCAGAATTCCATAATTTGTTTTGAGATTTCACATCAACTATTTTCATCCTTCATCCTTTCTGCCCTTTTTGGTTGTTTATTcgtctaactacttaatcagtTCTTTTCTTGGTGTACAGGAAAGATTTCAGTCGTTGGTAATGACTATGATGGAGAGGATAAGTCCTTGAAGCCTGATGTTGGGATTTTGAAGAAGGAAACTAAAAGGGAGATTTTGCCACCACCCCCTCCACCCCCTCCCAGGAAAAATCACATAGATTCAAAAGCACAACAAGGCCCAACTGTTGCCAGAGTAGATGAGGATGACATTTTTGTTGGGGATGGCGTTGACTATGTTGTTCCTGGTAAAGACTTGAGTCAAAGCCCGCTCTCTGAGGACATGGAAGAGTCTCCTCGGAACAAGGAAAGAGTTTCTTATTTTGATGAACCTGCTTATGGTCCCGTCCAACCCGTCCAATCCTATGGGGTGCCTCAGGAATGGCAAGATATGGTACATTTATCCTTTTCATTTTCATTCTGAAAATTGTAGTACAACTGTGTTTCTAAACAAAACTTGACTTGCATTTCACCTTGGATGGGTATTTTATGTTACATTTTGGGTTCAGAACGGATACAATGCGGTGCAAACACAAACAATGGATGGTGCCTACCAGGGAGAGTGGCCAGAATACCAATATGCTGAGCAAATGGCTTATCCTGAACAATACCTCCAGGCAAATATGGAGGGTTATGATGAACAAACAGGCTTAAACATGCAGGATCCACGCTTTATGACTCAAGAGGAGAAGGATCGAGGTTTAGGATCTGTGTTTAAGCGGGATGACCAAAGACTACAACAATTGAGGGAGAAGGATGCCCGAGAAAAGGATCCAAACTTCATCTCGGAGAGTTATTCTGAATGTTACCCTGGTTATCAAGAATATAATCGCGAGGTGGTTGACAGTGACGATGAAGATGACTTGTCAAAAATGGATATGGGTGGACGAGTAAGTTTTTGataaaacataacgaaaatatGCTTGATTCGTTCTAAAATTTGTTGCAATCATTGCTTATGTTATTGTCAATATATTTCCCTGACAGGCTAAGGGTCGTCTTCACCGGTGGGACTTCGAGACTGAAGAAGAATGGGCAACATACAATGAGCAAAAGGAAGCTATGCCCAAGGCAGCTTTTCAGTTTGGTGTGAAGATGCAAGATGGTCGTAAGACACGAAAGCAAAACAAGGACCAGAAGATCACTAATGACCTGCACAAGATCAACAAGATACTTGCTagaaagaagatggagaaggaTATGGACGGTGACGGTGGTGGCCATTATGACGATGATGAACAGCCTGGCAAGAAGATTCGGGTTTGAAACTAGTTTAGTTAGGTTAACAGATTGTAATATTTAGtgggaataatttgattgcacCTAAATTTAATAGAAACGAATGTAATTAAAGattataaattaatatcaaGTATTTCAAGCACTTTGTTCAGAGTCCCTTACTCCGACGGCATCTAGGGTTCCTCGAACAATGTGATATCTCACACCGGTAAATCCTTAACCCTTCCCCCTCTTACCAAGACTACAGAATGTTCTCAAAGGGGCGTGGAAACACATAAGAACTCTTGAATGGAAATGGAAAAGAGATGCAGCTCCAATTCCGAAAATAGCCCACTTGTGTATCGAAAAGAGATGGGAAACATGCTCAATATCATTTGATTGAATAGTTGACTTACCTCCTTGTTAATACAACAAGGGGTAGATCTATAGGACATACACAAACGCATACTTCACAAGCAATACATTTATGGATTTGACCGCGGAAAGTTCAAACTAAATATATTAAGCATAACAAACATTTTGTTCTTGAGGataattgtattttatttattttgattgagtttttgtgatttttatggTATAAAGAAGGATTTTCATTTCAGTCGATTTTATTCAACAGATTACCGGAGAAGCCAACAAACTTGAACACTAAAAGATGTTTATGTCGTTAACAATATTTGAAATAGTTTTTTCACATTCATCTTATTGTGGAGTTTAAatagaaaatattttaaaaggaATCAACTTCTTCTCGCCTGTACTGCTCGAATCAACTACCTCTAGCATGTATCgaccaaaatatataaaaacaaggGATATAATGCAAGCCAAACTCCCATTCATCTACTTTACAAAACCTTACT
This window contains:
- the LOC103400894 gene encoding suppressor of mec-8 and unc-52 protein homolog 2-like; the encoded protein is MTSSKKSYKEKVARRKEEKAAEQPELPKYRDRAKERREDQNPDYEPTELGSFHAVAPPGNIDLRAAEVQKLSIEKSKYLGGDVEHTHLVKGLDYALLNKVRSEIDKRPDDGDETDAKSRASKEDQKISFRTATAKSVYQWIVKPHAVIKTNEMFLPGRMSFIFNMEGGYTHDIPTTLHRSKADCPQTEEAVTVNVDGSVLDRIAKIMSYLRLGSSGKVLKKKKKEKDARGKISVVGNDYDGEDKSLKPDVGILKKETKREILPPPPPPPPRKNHIDSKAQQGPTVARVDEDDIFVGDGVDYVVPGKDLSQSPLSEDMEESPRNKERVSYFDEPAYGPVQPVQSYGVPQEWQDMNGYNAVQTQTMDGAYQGEWPEYQYAEQMAYPEQYLQANMEGYDEQTGLNMQDPRFMTQEEKDRGLGSVFKRDDQRLQQLREKDAREKDPNFISESYSECYPGYQEYNREVVDSDDEDDLSKMDMGGRAKGRLHRWDFETEEEWATYNEQKEAMPKAAFQFGVKMQDGRKTRKQNKDQKITNDLHKINKILARKKMEKDMDGDGGGHYDDDEQPGKKIRV